The segment TGCCTCCTAAAGTTATACTTCCACTGGAACCGGGATTTGTGCCAGTCATACCGCTTAACATTGCCATAATATCATTTATGTTTAGGTTTGAACTACCTGTAGGCAAGCTGCCTTCCCAAGATATAGTACCACTAGCTCCTGGTTTAGCTCCAGTCATACCGCTTATTATCGCCATAATTTCATTAAAGTTTATGGATGGATTAGAACCGCCGCTTATTGTAGGTGTAGGAAAGTTTATGGATGGATTAGAGCCGCCGCTTATTATAGGTGTAGGAATATTGCCACTGACACTTCCAGGAGAGCTGGAGCTTCCAAGGGGACTTCCGTCAGCACCCACAGGTACAGGCATACCATTTATCCATGTTATACTTCCAGCGGGGTTTGAACCTTGACTTCCAGGTGTACTTTCAAGGGGATTTCCGTCAGGACCTACAGGTACGCCATTTATCCAAGTTATAGTTCCACTAGGAATTGAACCTTGACTTCCAGGTGTACTTCCAAGGGCACTTCCGTCAGGACCCACAGGTACAGGCATACCATTTATCCATGTAATACTTCCAGGAGGGTTTGAACCTTGACTTCCAGGTGTCGTTCCCATAGGATTTCCGTCAGGACCTACAGGTACAGGTACGCCATTAATCCATGTTATACTACCACCTTGCGTTCCAGGTGTACTTCCAAGAGGACTTCCGTCTGATCCTACTGGCAATCCGTTTATCCAAGTTATATTTTCACTAGGATTTGATGGTAAGGTGGCTTCCCAATTAATACTTCCGCTGGGAAATACGTTAGAAGTGATACTATTTATTACATTTCCATCCGAATCAACTCCTTCAGTGGCTGTGCTTGGTATTATATTAATGGTTAAGTCGTTGGCAGCAGATAATAGATCGGATGCTAAACCTCCTGCAGACCCCACTGTTcctaaaactttttcaaatccTTTTTCTGCTGCTGTAAGTATGTGTAAGGCTCCATTATTTAGATTGTTAATAGTACTGATACCAAGAGAACCCGATTGGCTTGCAACTATTTGAGTTAATACTTGCAATTTACCAATAATTATTGCAATTTCATCCTGTCTCTGATCCAATTCATCTGTTATTTGTACTTTCTCATCGCCTGAAGCCGTtgccaatttttcttttaaggcATTTACATCGGCTAATCGAGCCCAAATCAATTTTGCTATATCAACCATTGATTTCAATGAACCACTTGTTCCTGTTAACACATCTAACTTGTCACTTAAAGCGGTCATTGTTTTCTCCAAATCATCTAAAATAACAAGCTTTTCATCGTCTGTAGCTGATTGCAGATTTTGGCTAAAACTTACAATCGTTTTTACCAAATCACTCACATCGGTCAATTCAGCGGGTACATTTTGAGCTAAAGCAACCAATGTCGCCTTAAGGCCATCTAAATCATGAATAATTCCAGCTAAATTAGGGATATGTTCTCCAAAAGCACTATTCAGGTATGATGTTATTGCATTCAACTTGTCGCTTAAAAGAGATATCACTTCAGGTGGTAAATAACCTGCATTTCCTTGTACAGTAGTTATAGCATTATTTAAACCACTTTCGATAAACGTTTTTAATTGATTAAGAATATCCGAATATTTGCTATCAAGAGCAGACTCCTCTGCGTTAAGAGCAGTTGCAATTGAATCTTTATCCGTACCTTCAGCTGCCTCCCATTGAGCCTTTAAGTCAGCCACTGTGCTTTCCAACATAGTCACTTTTGACATATGAGCAGCCACGTTGTTAGCTGAATCTTTAAGAGTTTgcaattcaaaacatttttgttttaaaaggtCTTCCAGTTGAATCAAAGCAGCTTCTAAAGCTTGTTTTTTAGCCACAATTACACCTTTTTCTGGTTCTTCAGCCGTTACTAATTGATCATCTAATTCTTTCCTTATCTGTTCTATATCAACTGCCGCAGCCAACAATTTATCTACTTCATTACTCAGAGTAAATACAGTAGTCTGGATTCCAGACGGAGCATTGCCGCCAAATAGTTGGTTTAACATTGTTCCAAATATGTCAACGAATGAAATGGGCAAATTCGCACTTAAATCAGGTAAATCTCCAAAAGCATTTGTAAGAATTTTTACAGTAGTAACAGGTAGAGAGCTTAAATCAATAGTGTGCTTAATAGGTGCTTCATCTGTATTTCCAACAGTAGGAACGACAGGCAGTCCAGAACCAGTTATAAGTCCCCAAATACCTCCTAAACTAGGAAAGTTACTAATTTCAGGTATACTAACGATTGAACCTCCAGGTATGCTGCCTAACCATGTTAAACTTCCAGAGGGATTTTGCTCTGTACCTCCAATCACAGGAATATCGCCGGGACTTCCTGAACCGACAGGTAATCCGTTAATCCAAGTTATACTACCAGTTGGGCCCTGTGAACTTCCAATAGGATGTCCATCTGGACCTAAGGGTACAGGCATGCCGTTTATCCAAGTAATACTTCCACTGGGACTGTTACCTTGATTTCCAGGTATACTTCCAATGGGATTTCCATCAGAACCTAGAGGTACAGGTACACCGTTTATCCAAGTTATACTTCCACTGGGACTTCCAGAACTGGAGCTTTCGATAGGCGAACTTGAGTCTACAGGTACAGGCACACCGTTTATCCAAGTTATACTTCCACTGGGACTTCCAAAACTGGGACTTTCGCTAGGTGAACTTCCAATGGGTTTTCCGTCTGAACCTACAGGTACAGGCACACCGTTTATCCACATTATAGGAGAGCTGGGACTTGTACCTTGATTTCCAGGTGTACTTCCGTCTGAACCTACAGGTACAGGCACACCGTTTATCCAAGTTATACTTCCACTAGGGCTTTCGCTAGATGAACTTCCAATTGGCCTTCCGTCTGAACCTACTGGTACACCGTTTATCCAAGTAATTGTTCCACTGGGACTTCCAGAACTGGGGCTTTCATTAGGTGAACTTTCAATAGGTCTTCCGTCTGACCCTACAGGTACAGGAACGCCGTTTATCCAAGTTATACTTCCAGTAGGACTTCCAGAACTGGGACTTTCGCTAGGTGAACTGCCAATGGGCTTTCCATCTGAACCTACAGGTACAGGCACACCGTTTATCCAAGTTATAGTTCCAGTGGGACTTCCAGAACTGGGACTTTCGCTAGGTGAACTTCCAATGGGTTGTCCGTCTGAACCTACAGGTACAGGCACACCGTTTATCCAAGTTATACTTCCACTTGGACTTCCAGAATTGGGACTTTCGCTAGGTGAACTTCCAATGGGTTGTCCGTCTGAACCTACTGGTACTGGCACACCGTTTATCCAAGTTATAGTTCCACTGGGACTTCCAGAATTGGGACTTCCGCTAGGTGAACTTCCAATGGGTTGTCCGTCTGAACCTACTGGTACAGGCACACCGTTTATCAAAATTATACTTCCATTGGGACTTCCAGAACTGGGACTTTCGCTAAGTGAACTGCCAATGGGTTTTCCGTCGGAACCTAGAGGTACAGGTACGCCGTTTATCCAAGTTATACTTCCACTGGGACTTCCAGAACTAGGACTTTCGCTAGGTGAACTTCCAATGGGTTGTCCATCTGACCCTATAGGTACAGGCACACCGTTTATCCAAGTTATACTACCACTGGGACTTCCAGAATTGGGACTTTCGCTAGGTGAACTTCCAATGGGTTGTCCGTCTGAACCTACTGGTACAGGCACACCGTTTATCCAAGTTATACTTCCACTGGGACTTCCAAAATTGGGACTTTCGCTAGGTGAACTTCCAATGGGTTGTCCGTCTGAACCTACTGGTACGGGCACACCGTTTATCCAAGTTATACTTCCACTGGGACTTCCAGAATTGGGACTTTCGCTAGGTGAACTTCCAATGGGTTGTCCGTCTGAACCTACTGGTACGGGCACACCGTTTATCCACGTTATACCTCCACTAGGACTTCCAGAATTGGGACTTTCGCTAGGTGAACTTCCAATGGGTTGTCCGTCTGAACCTACTGGTACAGGCACACCGTTTATCCAAGTTATACTTCCACTGGGACTACCAGAATTGGGACTTTCGCTAGGTGAACTTCCAATGGGTTGTCCGTCTGAACCTACTGGAACAGGCACACCGTTTATCCAAGTTATACTTCCACTGGGACTTCCAGGATAGGGGCTTGAAACGGGTGAACTTTCAACAGGATATGGGCTTGAACCAGGTGAACTTTCGACTGGACTTCCAGGGTAAATGTTTTCTTCAGGTAAATTTCCGATGGGTCTTCCATCAGGACCTACCCAACTTATACTTCCACTTGGACTTCCAGGATAAGGACTTGAGCCAGGTGTATTTTCAGTGGGACTTTGAATTCCAGGTAAAATTTCAACAGGACTTCCAGGGCTTTCTCCAGGTACATTTCCAATGGGACTTCCTTCAGGTCCTACTAGTACAGGTATTCCATTTACCCAATTTATACTTCCACTTTGACCTCCAGGATAGGGGCTTGGCACAGGCGTACTTTCGATTAGGCTTGTGTTAGGACTTTCAGGATATTGGCTTCCACCAGGTGTACTTCCAACGGGATTTCCATCCGAACCTACTGGTACTGGCACACCATTTATCCAAGTTATAGTTCCACCGGGAATTCCAGGATAGGAGCTTGAACCGGGTAAACTTTCACTGGTACTTCCAGGGTAGGTGTTTTCTCCAGGTACATATGCAACTGGACTTCCATCAGGACCAACAGGTACTCCATTAACCCAACTTATGCTTCCACTTGGATAAGGGCTTGAACCAGGTGTATTATTGGTTGGACTTATGATTGGACTTTCGGGATAGGTGCTTGAACCAGGTGAACTTTCAACAGGTCTTGTTTCAGAACCTACAGGAACACCATTTATCCATGATATACTTCCACCTGGGCTGGCACCAGGTAGGTTTTCAACAGGAATTCCAGGATAGGGGCTTGAACCAGGAGTACTTCCAACTGGTCTTGTACTTGGACTTCCAGGATAGGAGCTGGGAGTATTTTCTGCTGGACCTGGCGGGCTGACTAACCAAGTCATACTTCCACTAGGATCAACGCCTGGATTTCCAGGTAAATTACCGGGAAGAGGCATTGGCCAGGCAATATTTCCACTCTCTGAATAATCGGGTGGAGGTAAGTTGCCAGGCAGAGGCGCGATGTTAATTGGGCTTTCTGGTAATTTACCAGGAATCGGCATTATTTCACCGGGACCTTCAGGTAAGTTACCGGGTACAGGCATTGGCATAGGAGGCATTGGCGGTAAGGGCATTGGCCTAGGAAGCATAGGCATTGGCATAGTGGAAATATATATTGGCATATTTACACTTCCAGGAGAGTCAGATGGGCTTCCACTAGGTAAGTAACTGGGCATAGGCCTTGGCATCGGCATATTTCCACTTATAGGAGAGCTATTTCCAGAAGGACTTCCACTAGGACTTGTGCCTGAaccaataatatatataattaaacttGGATTCATACCAGAAAGGCTGCCAATCGCAGGTAAATAACCACTGGGACTTCCTAAGGGTCCACCTATCATATACATTCCAGATGGACTTGTACCTGAACCTCCAGGTGCGCCAAATAGCATAGGTGTGCTATAACTTCCAGGAAGGCCAAATATCATGGGGACTATTGAGCCTGCACCTCCAGGTGTGCCCAGATACACAGGTGTACTTCCACTGAAACTTACTCCTTGACCGGCAGGAAAGCCATATGGTATAGATGTGCTTCCAGGGAAACTTGAACCTAAACCTCCGGGAAAGCCAAATGGCATATATGTACTTCCACTGTAACTACCGCCTAAACCATCACCGTACCCAGACATACCACCTGAACTTCCATATGAATTTCCTATGTTGTAAAAGGGATAGCTGGGATATAAAGATCTCTTGGATATTTCATGGGGATTTTCGTCAGTAATTTCATCTTCTTCAACCTTCTTCGATTCTACTTTGCTAATGTCGACTTCATCAACAGCACCCACCTCAGGTGCTGGCAAAACAGCTTTAGCCTCGGCGACATAATTTTGTGCCGCTAGGATAAATATGAAAGTCGTTAAAAAAAGCGGAGATATTAACTTCATGATTTAGATTTTAATTGATATTTCAATTGCACTTGCAATTCTACTGATTTGTTGGATATTCTATTGCTATTTATACCATAATCTGTACGTATTTTCGATCAGAAAGCAGTCGGTTTATTATTTgttcagtttttctttaatatgcATTTGGTCTAAatcatacattaattttttgtaaatgacaTTGTATTTAAGTAAGCACATCATttgggtttttttatttacacttttttttgaaacatatgtttgtttaaaataaaatgcagactttctttaataaatatatacatatttattttatatatttttcctgAATTTTAGCTatgatgaaaaaagaaaattgtattttctcTAGCTAAAGTGTAAGTATTTCATttccaattaaatttaaattaataaataatttactcatttattacacaaaaaaaacggtagtttagtttcaattaacatgttttcctcttccttaaatttttatttaaacaaatttctttctCTTATCTTGTTGTTTAAAGTTTACAATTTcgattaaacttttaattgattcaattaatttttattgattaaaaaaattgtttggcctgcatttcttttttagttttttttttattttattatgtatttttgtgcTAGGAATATctttaattcttaaatagtcaataaaattttataatataaatatataatattcaagtttcttgagaatttatgaaacactttttttgttccattgtgacaattttttatattgattaaatatttaatttatattattctgattaattcgttatttgaaaaaaaaaaaaattacaaatttggtaattgatatcattacTTTGGTGGTAGGTACAAAACGTGCTTGataattgaaacttattttcagttttttttctgtgtatatgtacatatattcagATTGATAGACTGGAGGTGGATGGTTTTGATTTCGAAAGAACTTATATttctacaaatttcaaaataaataaataaatatcccGAAATTCGTATCCCTATATAACAGCCCAGCAAATAATAGAGagtaataatcataatattataatttatgataCCAataatgttttaactttaaccataatattCTGCTCTTAGATTACGGTACTACAAGaaccatattttttctttgtgtgtATCTAAAATTCCttggtaaaattattattatgttataatcaaaactttagtttttctttacatcaactaaaaaatgcattaaaagaaaataatttaacttttatttgattGCAGAAATTTTTGATGAGCAACTTTCAATTGCAAATAATTatacttatttaataaataaatatgtatttagaaaCTTCtgcaatatatttaaaataaacacatattgctaaaatgttaaaacaataataaatacattaaacAATATAATACACAAACGTTAAACAATTAACGCTTTTGTCATCTACAAATATCTCTTAccaaatgaataattaaaaaaaaataataataataaaagactGAACAAATAATCATCCTCTTTAATTGTTGATCGAAAAAATTACAGATCATTTGCTATAAATACcaaaagaattttcaaaaactctACAGAATTGCAAGTGCAATTGAAGAATTCATCTTAAACTAAAGCTATGAAAATTATTTCTCTGGGTTTGCAATTGGCGTTCTTATTTGCCGTAGTGGCTCACAATAATGCAGCCACAATAAAGGTTAAGAGATCTCCATTGAGCTTACTTGGGTCAGTTACTGGAAGTAGCGGAGGTTTAACTGGAGGTTTAACTGGTGGTTTAACTGGTGGTCTACTTGGAGGTTCCGGAGGCTTAACTGAAAGTTTGCCTGTGGTAGGTGGTCTACTTGGAGGTTCAAGTGGTGGTTTGCTAGGTGGTGTAACTGGTGGCTCTGGTGGCTTAACTGGAAGTTTGCCTGTAGTAGGTGGCCTACTTGGGGGTTCTGGAGGATTAACTGGAAGTTTACCTGTAGTAGGTGGCCTACTTGGAGGTTCAGCTGGTGGTGACTTAGTGGGCAGTGTTACTGGAGGTTTACCTGTGGTAGGTGGACTACTTGGAGGATCAGGTGGTGGTGACTTAGTTGGCAGTCTAACTGGAGGTTTGCCTTTAGTAGGTGGCCTACTTGGAGGTTCAGCTGGTGGTAATTTACTTGGTGGTTTACCTGTACTAGGTGGCCTACTTGGAGGCACTGGTGGCCTTGATTTGGGAAATATCGCTGCAATCATACCAAACCTAGTCGGATCTGTAGTTGGAACTGTACTCAATTTAGTCGCTTCCCTACCAGTTGCTGCTGTTAATCTCATTTCCAGTATTTTTGGAAATGTTGATTTGAGTGGCAATACGCCTATTTctgttttcaatttaattggcgattcattaaaaaattcacCTCTCGGATCTGTACCTGGTTTAAGCGGACTCCAGTCAACTTTACTCGCTCAAGGCAATGATATCGATTCTACAATGacaaatgtatataatttgCAACAAATAGTCGATGGTCTACAAAAGAAGATACAAGAAACAGCTGAAGGACCAGAAAAGAATGCTCTTCAAGCTCAATTGCAGCAAGTTCAAGGTGTTTTGCAGCAACAACAGGACCTATTGACACAACAATTGAATGCCCTTAAATCACAAATGGATTTAGCCAACAATGTAGCAGCTCAATTTGCCCAAGCCACAGACATGGAAAAACAAGTATCAGACTTAAAAGCTCAGCTGAGCTCAGCTGTAGGCGATGCAAAGGTTCCAATCCAGGCGGCTCTAAATGCAGCACAGTCTGCTTTAGATCAGAAATATAATGATGTATTCAATCAATTGAAATCGTTCATTGAAAGTGGTATTGAGGCGGTCATAGGTGCGGTACAGAGAAATGCTGCCAACCTACCAGGCGATGTTTTAAATCATTTAGTTGAATGCATAAATGTCATAACCACAACATTGAATAGTGTTTTCGGTGAAGATATTCCCAATATAGGCGAGATTTTTCCAGAATTAGATGGATTCAAATCGGCTTTAATTGCATTAGCCCAAAACATACCACCCCAATTGGCAGAAGTAACTGATTTAATTAGTAATATAGCTACCTTATCCCAGCAATTGCCTTCGGCTACGGGCGATGAACAAGCTGCTATTGCCGCTGCATTGCAGCAAGCGGTTTCTAGCATGGTCGATAAATTGAAATCTCTAACAGAATCATCCTCTGCCTTGAAAATGTTTACTGATTTGGCTAAATTAATTGCGGCACGTTATGCAGATGTACAATccttacaacaacaattatctACTGCTTCCGCTGATCAGCAAGCTCAACTTACTGCTCAAttgcagcaaaaacaaaatgatttaGCTGGTATTGTCGGTCAAATGCAAGGACTAATTCAAACTGTTACAAATAGCAATGCAGCAGGTAGCATTAATGCTGATACGATTAATAATGTTATTAGCGGAGGTTCATCATTGCTGAATATTGCTAAGATTGGTTTTGAGACAGTTTTAGGAACTGTGGGTTCAGTTGTAGGTTTAGGTGCTGGCCTCTTGTCTTCTGTCGCCGGCTTGGCCGCCAATGTGCTTGGCAATACTGCTGCTGCAGGTGTTAATGCAGTAGGTGGTTTAATAAATGGTGTTACCGGTGTTGCCTCCAATATTCTGGGTGGCAACAGTAATATCCTAGGTGGCTTAAGTTCAGCAGGCACTGGTTTAGCTGGAAATCTATTATCCGGTGGTTCGTCTGTATTGAATACTGCTACCAATCAAGCTGCTGCTCCTGTCTCTGTGGTAAGTTCTTTAGCTCAACCAGCTATTTTAACTGGagggttattttaaaaatttcacagctttaaaacataatttcaatttatgcatttttttatcaTACATATTATTGgtaaatttttgtgtaataattaattttaaataaatataatcgaTGTAACGACCTATAAAGGTTTTAAAtgcaatttgatttttttgttttatttctttgttattaatattatggaccgattttgctgattttaaatgaaaaacttttcgaaagcatgtaagatagaattattgaagatttattTTCCCAAGATACCTGGGGTCTTTAGGCAGACGGAAATGACTTAACCAATTTCACTACCTATAAGGGCAGGAAAACTGTATTGTAAATATTACACCTGAATTTTAATTGGAATATTACTCAAATCTTTGtcatctatagactgatttttTATAAGATATCTGAGATTTCCTAAAAATGTATTACAACAAACCAGGCGTAGATCCACTTGGGGTTAAAGTGAAATTTCAAAACCCACCCtcaaaagaaaaacgaaaaacgaaatttttttcattcaaaaggAAACCAAACACTCGAGATGGAACCGCGGCTGCTACAAACAGAGAAATGGACGTAGCTTAATGACTTCACTACATATTACATACAAGGAataattataatacaaaaaatcgtaatatttacgaaaatttcatgTATAACACgacatataatttaaaaaactccttttcgttattttttttaattattttcgttactttaatttccaaaaaatacatatttcgtaatgtatgaaaatacttgtttattttacgaaataaaacaattttattacaaattttttctttttacaaatttaagcgAAATGAACATTTAAGTGCCTCGGTTTTTGAAAAGGTGATAGACATAATTATTTCCATCTGATACTTACAACTTACAGCACTTATGTCAGACCAAAAATGGAATATATCTCTCATATATGGTCCTGTGTTTCAAAGTCTATTTTAgagctactcgaccgcgtacGGAAAAAggcgaaggtacttatcggtgatTGTAGGGTATatattgattcactggagcaaCGTGGTGTTTATTttactgttctatcgatactacaataGAATGTGTTCCTCTAAAATTAAGTAACTTGTTCCTGACACCTGTATATTATTGCGTAACACAAGACTTCCTTCAGGAAGACACCCATTTGCGCTAGACTGGACCACACAACACACTACAGGGTTCATACTTCTCTAAAATTAGAGAACTTGttcccgatacccgtatattcCCTTAGGAAAACACCCATTTGTGACAGACGCCCAAAACACCACAGAGTTCATTCTCTGCCGCACTGTTtgtatgtggaataaactttCTGCAGAAGTATTTCCTGACACTTTCGATTTAATGAGATTTTAagcaaatgtccacaaacataACTCTCTCTATCCTCCTTCCTACAACCTATTTTCCCAGATCCAACAATCAATCttcttctatataaaaaaaagagtagcgttactgactgactgattcaccatcgcacagcccaaacggttgaaattcatgaaattttgacggtagatgtgtttttggttatgtagatccacaaagaagggatttttggaaattttgtacatttacgggtaaaaaggggaaaaaatgggtgaaacaggttttcttaattatcttacgcaatattagtgatacaagaaaaattttatatgaacctGTATCTACTCCTTAAATTAGTAGATGGGTGTCTggttctttttttgaaattcttacttttaaggggtaaaactGTGCAACAAAGGGGATTTTGGTtccttttgaactaattaacataataaattttttataaatatttcggtaacatctcccaaaattatgagacacctgtttcgtacttttttaaaattcattcctttttgggtgtaaacgagagaaaactgtatttatggtactttttatttgtacattaagaaaactttttcggtttattgaattattactattaaattacggactaattctgtaatatttattgtaataaaatgcttgccatttttatacccttcaccttcgtgagaagggtatatataagtttgtcattccgtttgtaatttctataatataattttccgaccctataaagtatatatattctggatccttataggtagcggagatgattaagccatgtccgtctgtctgtctgtatgtttgttgaaatcagtttttagaagaccc is part of the Lucilia cuprina isolate Lc7/37 chromosome 3, ASM2204524v1, whole genome shotgun sequence genome and harbors:
- the LOC111675241 gene encoding mucin-17-like isoform X1 is translated as MKLISPLFLTTFIFILAAQNYVAEAKAVLPAPEVGAVDEVDISKVESKKVEEDEITDENPHEISKRSLYPSYPFYNIGNSYGSSGGMSGYGDGLGGSYSGSTYMPFGFPGGLGSSFPGSTSIPYGFPAGQGVSFSGSTPVYLGTPGGAGSIVPMIFGLPGSYSTPMLFGAPGGSGTSPSGMYMIGGPLGSPSGYLPAIGSLSGMNPSLIIYIIGSGTSPSGSPSGNSSPISGNMPMPRPMPSYLPSGSPSDSPGSVNMPIYISTMPMPMLPRPMPLPPMPPMPMPVPGNLPEGPGEIMPIPGKLPESPINIAPLPGNLPPPDYSESGNIAWPMPLPGNLPGNPGVDPSGSMTWLVSPPGPAENTPSSYPGSPSTRPVGSTPGSSPYPGIPVENLPGASPGGSISWINGVPVGSETRPVESSPGSSTYPESPIISPTNNTPGSSPYPSGSISWVNGVPVGPDGSPVAYVPGENTYPGSTSESLPGSSSYPGIPGGTITWINGVPVPVGSDGNPVGSTPGGSQYPESPNTSLIESTPVPSPYPGGQSGSINWVNGIPVLVGPEGSPIGNVPGESPGSPVEILPGIQSPTENTPGSSPYPGSPSGSISWVGPDGRPIGNLPEENIYPGSPVESSPGSSPYPVESSPVSSPYPGSPSGSITWINGVPVPVGSDGQPIGSSPSESPNSGSPSGSITWINGVPVPVGSDGQPIGSSPSESPNSGSPSGGITWINGVPVPVGSDGQPIGSSPSESPNSGSPSGSITWINGVPVPVGSDGQPIGSSPSESPNFGSPSGSITWINGVPVPVGSDGQPIGSSPSESPNSGSPSGSITWINGVPVPIGSDGQPIGSSPSESPSSGSPSGSITWINGVPVPLGSDGKPIGSSLSESPSSGSPNGSIILINGVPVPVGSDGQPIGSSPSGSPNSGSPSGTITWINGVPVPVGSDGQPIGSSPSESPNSGSPSGSITWINGVPVPVGSDGQPIGSSPSESPSSGSPTGTITWINGVPVPVGSDGKPIGSSPSESPSSGSPTGSITWINGVPVPVGSDGRPIESSPNESPSSGSPSGTITWINGVPVGSDGRPIGSSSSESPSGSITWINGVPVPVGSDGSTPGNQGTSPSSPIMWINGVPVPVGSDGKPIGSSPSESPSFGSPSGSITWINGVPVPVDSSSPIESSSSGSPSGSITWINGVPVPLGSDGNPIGSIPGNQGNSPSGSITWINGMPVPLGPDGHPIGSSQGPTGSITWINGLPVGSGSPGDIPVIGGTEQNPSGSLTWLGSIPGGSIVSIPEISNFPSLGGIWGLITGSGLPVVPTVGNTDEAPIKHTIDLSSLPVTTVKILTNAFGDLPDLSANLPISFVDIFGTMLNQLFGGNAPSGIQTTVFTLSNEVDKLLAAAVDIEQIRKELDDQLVTAEEPEKGVIVAKKQALEAALIQLEDLLKQKCFELQTLKDSANNVAAHMSKVTMLESTVADLKAQWEAAEGTDKDSIATALNAEESALDSKYSDILNQLKTFIESGLNNAITTVQGNAGYLPPEVISLLSDKLNAITSYLNSAFGEHIPNLAGIIHDLDGLKATLVALAQNVPAELTDVSDLVKTIVSFSQNLQSATDDEKLVILDDLEKTMTALSDKLDVLTGTSGSLKSMVDIAKLIWARLADVNALKEKLATASGDEKVQITDELDQRQDEIAIIIGKLQVLTQIVASQSGSLGISTINNLNNGALHILTAAEKGFEKVLGTVGSAGGLASDLLSAANDLTINIIPSTATEGVDSDGNVINSITSNVFPSGSINWEATLPSNPSENITWINGLPVGSDGSPLGSTPGTQGGSITWINGVPVPVGPDGNPMGTTPGSQGSNPPGSITWINGMPVPVGPDGSALGSTPGSQGSIPSGTITWINGVPVGPDGNPLESTPGSQGSNPAGSITWINGMPVPVGADGSPLGSSSSPGSVSGNIPTPIISGGSNPSINFPTPTISGGSNPSINFNEIMAIISGMTGAKPGASGTISWEGSLPTGSSNLNINDIMAMLSGMTGTNPGSSGSITLGGNLPVSGSSPVVTSSPGTNQPSGNSGSLTLEGGLPSSGSQPLVPSSPDSSSGSVPNQPSGTSGSMTWQGNIPAGGSQPLVTSSPGSLPNQPSGTSGSMTWQGSLPTGGSQPLVTSSPGSLPNQPSGTSGSMTWEGSLPTSGSQPVAPSSPGGSQPLITTYPGSLPNQPSGTSGSMTWEGSLPTSGSQPVAPSSPGNLLPNQPSGTSGSMTWQGSLPSGGSQPLITTYPGSLPNQPSGTSGSMTWQGSLPTGGSQPLVTSSPGSLPNQPSGTSGSMTWQGSLPTGGSQPLVTSSPGSLPNQQSGTSGSFTWEGSVPSGSISSVTPTISMTDSGANLPAGSSGVLTLQGSQPITSSSGSSSINISPVMPTISISGSGANQPAGSSGSLTWQGSSPLTSGTSGSTSTGGSSLSISGSIPTINSMTGTGASSGSLSWGGSQPSGSSGILSSGGSSSLTTSFLQPSFSISSTATAPKPTTSSSSFLANLIKPSFVAGNLI